ATCATTATGGCCGCAGGCTTCACCAAACTAAAAGAAGAGCTCGCCCCGCATGTAAAGCCAGTTTACTACGGGACAAAGCAAACACTGCGTCGCATGCCCGTCCATCATACGATGAGCAACCACGCACCCAACATCAAAAAGACTTTTGGCCCTTAGCCTGATAACTTATTAGCGGCGGTGGAGACCGCTCTGCTGGAGAGCAACGGTCAAGTGCGTCGCTAATCGGGGGAGAAGTTCCCAATTTCGGTCCGGGCAGATGCCCGGACCTTTACAAATCGGCCCTATTTTCTAACATTTTCCATTTTCTGCGCTACTTATCCGTTCCCTTTTGCGTTCATCAATAATAAAAGCATTTTTAAGCCCGTCAAATCCCATTCCAGTAAGGAACACACTGCATTTCCCCCATCTCACTCACAAAGCAAGAACTGCGTTTGGCCTTCTACTTCTTTCTAGTTTTGACATAACGTTAACGTCGAACCGAAAACAACAGTATCACCAGCGCAACGGTACTGATACTTCCATCACCAAATCCTTTGAAAATGACGACCATTAATCCGGAAGAAATACTCGTTAAGTTGCTCGGAGAGCTCCAAGAGATTGCCGATGACGGAAGCCACTCTTTCGACACCCTGCAACAATCCGCCCGGGCCTGCTCCATGACACTCGATAACCTGCGTGGTTACCTGACCACCCACGCATTCCCCGCTCCTGATCTGGAAATCTTCTTTTTCAAGCACATCAAACCTTCTGTAGAGGGCCGATTGCTATTCTTTCTCAAACTATTCGATCTGCTAGGACAGCTACCCTTGTACAATGAAGATGAAGGAAAAGCATTCTGGCAGCAAAAAATCCAGGAAGTAGAGCGTTACATATTCCAGTTTGGCGAAATCTGGCATTATTTCAATGCACATGCTGATCATCTCGACCTCCACTATTTCACCCGACCCACCGCTACGCCAATATCGGGCGTCAGCTCCCTTCGCCAGCTCACCGACCCAGGCTTCGAGACCCCTCAAAGCCACAATTTTGCCTGCATCACCGCTTCCCGCATGCTGATTGACTACTGCAGTCGGCAATTAGGAAGATCAGATCCTGCCCTACCCTTTACGTTCACCTGGACAGGATCCGCTCAGGCATTAACGGAAGTGATATATGGATTTAATGAGATGCAAGTGCTCGATGGCAAACGCCATGAAATTGCCAAAGTGAAGGCATTTTTTGAAAGGGTCTTCAATTTCCCCATGAGCAATATCTATAAAAACTGGGAACATATCCGCTTGCGGAAAAAAGCAGAACTGCGTTTTTCGACGAAACCATCATGGCACTCGGCAAACGCGCGGATTATGATGACCTCAATGCACTCGGCTAAGCTTCTCCGGTAGCTGCGTAGCTTCCCTCTTTAGAATGATGGGAAGCAACGCCACCCGCCGGCCGGAAAGGAATTCTTAGGATCACAACCGTACCTGTTTTGCCAGGCGTGGCAGCACTCATCACTTCAAGACTTCCTTTCACTCCGGTACGCTTTCCCAGAACTTGCAGCCGTTCATTGGTGATAACCGTGGAAATCGAAGGCTTCAACCGGGAAGGAGCCCTACC
Above is a genomic segment from Chitinophaga pollutisoli containing:
- a CDS encoding RteC domain-containing protein; this encodes MTTINPEEILVKLLGELQEIADDGSHSFDTLQQSARACSMTLDNLRGYLTTHAFPAPDLEIFFFKHIKPSVEGRLLFFLKLFDLLGQLPLYNEDEGKAFWQQKIQEVERYIFQFGEIWHYFNAHADHLDLHYFTRPTATPISGVSSLRQLTDPGFETPQSHNFACITASRMLIDYCSRQLGRSDPALPFTFTWTGSAQALTEVIYGFNEMQVLDGKRHEIAKVKAFFERVFNFPMSNIYKNWEHIRLRKKAELRFSTKPSWHSANARIMMTSMHSAKLLR